The nucleotide sequence CTGATGCTGCGAAACAAGTCCTGCTTGAAAGAAGAGAAAACGCCGAAAAGGACTTCAGAGGAATTTTCAAAACCGTGAGCGAAATCAGCGCAAAATACGACATCGAACTGCGGAAACCAAGGCTCGCGTCAAAACAGACTCAACGCTCCAACGTACAAACTGATTCAGTTCAAGATTATTTTCGCATAACGATTTACATCCCATACATTGATTTGTTTCTGACCCATATACAAGATCGATTTTTGAATCACCGCAAAATTTTATCAAACTTTGCTTGCCTCTTCCCCAACAAAATGAAGAATTTCAATGAAGAATCCTGCGCTCAACTGTTTGAACCATACTCTTCAATTTTGCGGGATGATTCCCGTGACATCTGGGTAGACGAAGTCAAACTTTGGCGTCAACGCATCGCCGGAAAGAACGTTAAAAATTCGCTTGAAGCACTCGATGTGTGCAATGGAGATGCGTTTCCAAATGTACATCAAATGCTTCGCATTTTGGCAGTTCTGCCTGTAACGACAGCAACGAATGAACGCTCCTTTTCAACATTGCGTCGCCTCAAGACTTACCTCAGGTCAACAATGTCTGAAGATCGGCTGAACGGATTAGCTTCGCTCAATATACATCGCGATGTCGAGGTCGATCCGCAAAGAGTTTTGGAGAAGTTTTTTTCTACACCTCGCAGagttaatttattaaataataactGAATATCAAGTCAAGACCAAGACACAATAAAATGTCTTCATTTATAAGAaaagtttcttattattttttattaacttcataACCTAACATGATACACATATGTCAAAACCCCCCCTATAAACGAATTCTGCGCACGGGCCtgcagggtagccttgatgatttccaatctccaataggagtggcacaagaagaagaagaaagacaaAAAGGATTTTACTAACTggtatatttcttcttcttttttttttcttcttatattaggcttCTTGACCTGATCTTGATTTTGAggttgtattcgtagctgtgatgttgactgccagctatctcgccaccttttaaaggacCTTCCTATTGGTTTCTTGTGTATTATAAATGTGTAGAAGCAGAACCAAGTCCAACGGCAGGAACAAGGCAGAAAAAGGGAAGAAAAAGCTCGTGGTTAACCAATGTATAGAACTGGATAGACATGGAAACCCATTCTTCTTCAATAAAAAAAAGCATGTTAAGAAGATGACAAGACGCACACTGATATACGGATGTCACTACTATAAGACAAAGATGAAATAAGGGCACAAGAGATGGTATGTCTAAATGGGGCATCAATTAAGGTACACTTGTGAATTTCGAGAATGAAGTCCGACAAGAAGAAGAAAGGGATAAATATCTCGAAGGATGGTGCAGAAATGAAGTAAacgaagcaatggaaagagcCAGACCGAAAAGGCACAGTGAAAACTGCAAATTCTTATAATAGTAATTTGTAATTGTAATtacattataaaaattttaacgatttataCCAACTTAGGGAATTTTTAAATACTTGAAATTTCTTAAAACAGGCTTTCTTTTATTCACCCTGTCAACTTTTAAACTGATTGATTATCGTTACAATATTTAAGTCAAATATtctcatacaaaatttaaacagCTCCCTAAAATTTACattcaaattacaaaattttacGTGGATACATTTGAAATATTCATAGCTTCTTCGGAAACTTTAGTACAAGACCAACAACTTGGTTGGGTAATTTTTTATTGAACTTTTAATCCGATTACAATACAATTTGGTATTACAAAAGGATGATCCGATTATAATAATAGAATATTGATTGTGAATGTATGTATATGTCTGTCAGCACTTATCGTGATTGGAATCGTCGTTCGCGTTTTATATGTATCTTTATCGGGTATATAGGGCGGGATGTAACCGAGTACGAGTACGAGTTTTATAGTAATAGATAATTTTATATTCATTCGTAGATCTTATGAATGTTTTAGATATCTATTTTCTACAGCGGGTGATcaaattattagagccacctagtgAACATCATACATcaccatcatcattctctttgccttatccctatgcggggtcggcttccctaattgcatttctccatacaattctatcttgggtcatatcaatattaatcccctttaccaacatgtcctgcctaatcgtctcccccacgtcttctttggtcttcctctcctactccttccaggaatctgcacttcagtaattcttcgtattgggtgatttgcgtctcgacgttgaacatgaccaaaccatcttaacctatgctctctcattttggcatcaattggtgccacacctagacttcccctaatatactcatttttaattttatccttttttgtcacttcacttatccatctaagcattctcatttccgccacatgcattcgttgttcctctttcttgttcactgcccaacattcagttccgtacatcatagccggtcttatgactgttttatagaattttcccttcaacttcattggaattttcctgtcacacagcacaacactcgcttccttccacttcatccaccGAGCCCttattctactgcatgcatctccttctatttctccattactctgtaataccgatcccacgtatgtaaaactattgctttttacaatcagttcaccatccaaagatatcattttatttgtagtaactccatctttaaatgaacattgcaaatactctgtctttgtcctactaagttttaaacctttttcctccagagcttttctccactgttccagttatTGTTTTAAgtatctttcactatttcctactaacacgacatcatcagtaTACATTAAGCACAATCGAATGTTACcttgtagtttcgctgttatctggtccaaaactaatgagaataaatacggactaagcaccgagccttggtgaaatcctactttcacatgaaatttatcagtctctcccacacctgtcctaacactggtcgttactccctcatacatatccctcacaaccTTTACATATTCAGCAGGGACTCCTTTCTTTTTGAgtgtccaccacagaatctctcgaggaactctatcatatgctttctcaagattaaTGAATACCATattatgagcgtttgtttctttactcctgtatttttccatcaactgccttataatgaaaattgcatctgttgttgatctgccctgcataaagccaaattgattctcggatatttcggcctcatcacgtatccgtctatcaattactctttcccatattttcatggtgtggttgtatgtatatctcccttgtttttgtagacaggtactagtatactgcttctccattcgtctggcatttgtccaactttcataattctattaaataaacctgctagccaccttgttcctgtctctcccaatgctctccatacttccccaggaatatcatctggtcctaccgcttaccctttctttattttttgaagcgcttgagccacttcctcgtttgttaattTGGTGActattgctgctactgtctctgttgactctacaggctgtctgtcaaattcttcatttaataagctgttaaagtactttctccatctctttttgacatccttttcgtgaactagtattttattattttcatctcgaatacatctaatctgattaaaatcttttgctttctttgctctctgtttggctattttatatatcttcgtttcgccttccctggtatcaagttgatcgtataggtttgaatacgcttctgctttggcttttgctagtGCTACCTGCGCtgcctttttcgccaccatatggttttgaagatctgtgtcggatctggtttcttgccactttttatataattttcccttcccttttatttttccttgtacttcgtttgaccaccaccaagtctctttatcctcaaacttttttcctgacgttttcccaagtatttcaatagcagtctctctaatactacaaGCCATTTTTCTCCACCGATCATTTTTTACTACCAACCTGgtgaaaatgcatttttttcattAAAGTAGTTTGTATGGCACTCTAATATACAAGGTTGGGATAAAAACTTTTTTGAGTCTTCTCAAAAACATTTGTGTGTTTAACCCCGTCCAGTggcgaatgtttttcagccaggatatttgtcgtctaccaggacccctttttccttcgtTTTTACCCTTTATAATCCGCTGTAACTCGTACtgatcatttctaagtatgtgcctcAAATATGCTGTTTCTCTCTTTTTAATGGttttcaaaagttctctgtctctttccattctgtgcaacaccatttgaTTCGTAATAGGATCGGTCCACGGTATTTTCTTTGAGTACCGTGCCCTTTTAAgtgtgggtagcttccatgacaatctgccgatatcgttctcgatcttgcgcgTCATGTAATAAGTCACCTGCTGATAAGCAAGTCCATTGACGAAGATTTCGGAActatgaatatttcttcctaccaatgTCTGTTTTTCCCCTCCATatttccgttgagtattaactgcattATCCAGTAATGGAAGACACGAAAATGGGGTAGGTATAATCATAAATCAAGAAACTGCCAGacatgttaaaaattttgtacctatATCGGAAAGAATACTCATCCTTCAACTTAATACCTACCCAATTACAACTAACATTATCCAGGTATATGCCCCTACAGCTGACAAACCGGACGAGATAATTGAAgcattttataatgaactatccaACACCTTAAAATGACTCCCCAAAAAGGATTTCATTTTGATTATGGGTGATCTAAATGCCAAGATTGGTAGCGGACAATCGGGAGAATTCATAGGGCAATTTGGACTTGGAGAAAGAAATGAGCGAGGAGACCGACTGGGTGAATTTGTGGCAGAAGAAGAGTTTGTGATTACTAACACTTACTTTAAACTCCCTtacagaagattatatacatggaaatcacctcaagacactccaggccgcatagtgagaaatcaaataaattacatcatgattaataaatgattccgtaacagcataacatcagtcaagacatacccaggagctgatatcaagtcaaaccataacccactgattggcaaaattaagcttgggctaaagaaggttagacgtagtgtcaatccaaaattcgacatcaggctattaaaagaccaaaacacagaacagagtgtaaaacggtatacacagaacaacttgaataccgttattcaatcggatgtaatggaccaggaaatagaaaagttgcatacagtttcacaagacatacgtgagaaattcttcaaaccaccaaaaataaagaagaaatcgtggatgaccaacgagattttagatatgatggaagagaggcgaaagtccaaagatcaggacatgtcattatacaaaagaataaataaacagatcaaaaaagcaattagaatagctaaggatacacgactaagagaacagtgtgcggaaatccagcaattgcaacataaagacgattcattcaatatgcacaaaaaagttgaagaagctgcaggcttatagaaacctagaagagttgggtgtttggcagataaccaaggcaaaccactgttaagtgtggaagaaaaactagacacgtggaagaaatatgtggaagtaacttttACAGATaaaaggcagaataccattgaagacactgaatgccaaacacgacccccgattaccattaaagaagtcacgtcagctattaaaacaactaaagatggtaaagctgtagggctgatcagttttatgtagaattcctaaaacttatggacgaacaaggaataaaatggataacaactgtattcaacaaaatatacgtaactggaaaaataccccaaagctggttaaagtcgaccttcgtaactttacccaaaaaagtaaatgccaaaacatgtgaagactacagaacaattagcctaatgagccacttgctcaaaacgtttctgaaagtgatacacggcagaatatataaaaaatgcgaagaacaggtatcatggacgcagtttgggCTCTGAGGGGCTCTATTCGCTCTCCAAGTGCTTAtacaaagatgcagggatgttggCTGTGACGTgtttatttgttttatcgactacagaAAGGCGTTTTatgagtaaaacatgataaacccataaacatcttgaaagaagcgggagtagatgatagagacttgagaatcatatataatttgtattataaccaaactgccaatattaaagtggatgaccaattgacagaggcagtctccatagatagaggagtgaggcaaggatgcatcctgtccccggtgctatttaatatatactctgaatgtatcttcgagcaagcgctgggagaactacaggaaggcgtattagtcaatggagtgcgtctgaacaacattagatataccgactacgctgtagtttttgcagacagtctagatggtttgcaaataataatgtcgcgcatatcagatataagtagagaatacggatctcaatacgaaaaaaacaaagtacatggtggtcagtaagcgcgaaatattaaatacacagcttttggttaaccagcAACtgattgacagggtcgacagctacacatacctttgtagcaacataaacagccagtgggaccactcaagtgaaataaaacaacgcataggaaaagcgatatcaccgttcataatgatgaagtctcgtttcagaagccacgatttacctcttgctaccaaaatctctatcaccagatgctatgtattttctacgttattatgcAGAGTaaaggcctggacactttccgaggcttctttgagaaaactcgaggcattcgagatgtggtgttacaggcgcattttgagaatttcgtgggtggatcgtgtgactggtgttgaggttctacgtagaataggcaaggaatgcgagattattaacacagtcaaagagcgcaaactggaatatcttggccatgttatgaggaatgaacagagatatggcttgttgcaactcattcttcaaagcaaggtatttggaaagagaggaccagggagaagaagaatatcttggcttcaaaacctgagaaagtggtttaatacatcgacaaccggactgttcagaatagcagcaagcaaagttaggatagccatgctgatcgccaacatccggaacggataggcaccttaagaataagaagaaaatccagtatctgctacctctcGTTGTTATTCTTCTTCATCTGGTTCATATACGTTTCGGATGTTGAAAATCATATTGccaatcataaccttgctcgctgcggCTCGAAACAGCTTCTTTGGTACCAACAACCATGGtattctccttctaccgggtcctcgcttacctttgactttaccttgcaatatggactgcagcaggTAGTAtcggtgctgatttctcataacatgtcccagatactgcaattttatgcgttttatggtaaacacaatctccggttccttcttcattcttcaTAGAAattccttgttcgtgatccttgctgtccatgatattctcagtattcttctataaagccacatctcaaatgtctCACGTTTTTATCTAGGGATACTTAACAAAAAAAATAGTAGGTAACAAAAATACTTATATTCCGGTGGTGTGGTTGAccgaattaataaaaaataaatgtaacaacgaacagtagtatatttatttattttgggtaaacaagcggTGTTTTTCCTATATCTCGAAAGAGGGTTGTTTGTTAGCGCGAGCGAGGGTGCGTCTTTTTCGTTTGAATGCTGTGTAGTGACTGCCAGACCACAACACTCTATTCTGTTATGATGCTTGCGGTGTTACACTATCTAGAAAAGGCAATAAATTACTAACATCTGCCTTTTAAAAGATGAGAACCTTTTTGTACTTTAAGCAGTTGACATAACGAGTGTGGCAATCTGAGATCGTAATCcattagtgtttccttgaaaaaaacattaattttatacaatctgtttaGGTTCATTTTAGTTTCTCGAAATCAAAGGCCCTTGtggcatatggtttgtatattacACGTGAGTTTTAAATGACTAATgttgtttcgttttgagaaaagttattaaaaattaagaaaataaaattagctaaaatagtaattaaagcgtatcgctatacttATAACGACTAGCAAcaaatataagaaaaaaaatacaagCAGTTCTTGTTCTCTAAAAATAGCCTTCTTggaaaaaactatatagaacaaaagtttgcAAAACGTTGCAAAATGTCTAGCTTTTGTTACATATATATACCCTGTACATTAATAACGCCATTTTTAGTAGATAACCAAAATTTAAATCTCTCAAATTTTCTTGGTGCTTGGTGTACTACATACTGGTGCTTTCCTTTCTCCAGCTGCTTGGTGTACTACATACACCACTGGTACCGAATTTTTTCAACCATCAGTCTATCTCTGCAGTAATAAATTTAGAACTGTCGAAGCTTATAGCTGACACATCCGAGATAGGCTAGGCAGAGGGCTCAACCGGTGCTTATCAGACATGATGGCCAATTTTGGTGCGACTGGTGTACTGTGTAAACCAGACATAGACCCATAGGTTAATACAAATATTGTCTGTACAATAATACAATAAccaataaccaatgaggaagtactaaggagaatacagaacagcagggagatactggattccatcaaaataggaaaacttcaatacttcgttcatataacacgtggtgacagatatgaactcctaaaattgattatgcagggaaagattcaaggaaggcgcagcaaaggtaggagaaaaatgtcctggctgagaaatctcagagaatggtttggatgcagctcaactgaactctttcgggctgtagtgtcaaaagtggaaatatcaatgatgattgccaaccttcatcGCGGAggtggcacgtaaagaagaagaagaagcgttAGGGAGTTCGCCTTCCAGAACGGATGAGATTCTAGTTTAGTGCTGGAGAGTTTAAACACCTTCCGGCAACACCGCAAACGAAGCTGATACAGTTCCTTTCATTATCAGTTCCTTGAAACACAGCTTAAATGgattttagtttttattgtagTTCATTGAAAACATTAAATGGCTTGATTTACTGATTATTTTGTAATTAAATCAACAACTAATCATACTGCGGTATTTACATATCCTTATATTACTTATTGTTTGGCAAATTCACCATTGAAAATCAAATTCATTGTGATATTTCCTGGAAAATTGCAGGTGAAATTCCAATGTAAATTTACGTTTTAAGCAGTTTGTAGGTTGGGCACACAAAACAATTGGTCTACAGTTTTCTGGATTATCGGCAgaatttattatgtattttactTTAGAGCAAGTTTTTGTGGGATGTTTTCTGTTTGTCTGTAGAGAAATAAGCTAACCAAACTGTTGTTAACTTCAGAAAAGTCATAAGAAATTCTAGGTGAATTTTGTCGAATCTTGGTGTTTTGGTTGTTTGCTGGTCCAAGTATTCCTAATTATGATCACATTTGACAGCTGCATATCTGCAATTTAAATCTTCTTGGGGTGTCGTTTCTATATTCAGACGTCATCTTGATTTCCTTTTCCTGAAATTTTTCTCTGTCGGTTGAtccgcgaaataattcttctgctgtggaaccacaccattgtctattATTACGCACATATTAAATTTTCGTTGGTCTCTAGTCTCTAGAGTCCATCTCTTTTCCTCCACTGTTCTTTGTATTATACGGCGAAGTAGGTGGtattaggtcctctaattataagGCAAGTTTTGTGTTTTTCTTCTCTTTAAGATATTTATGAGTAGATgttccgaattcatcattgtAAGAACATATTTATTGAAAGTGTACGAAACTCAAGATGTTTTAGGAACTGTCAATAGTACCACAATTCGAATAATATCGATGTTTTCGAAAAGGAAATTGAAAACTACTTGCAATCTCCAAGACCTGGACCAgacacaaatattttattatggtGGAAATCATATACCTAGTAGTGTTTTCCCCGTTTTATCTCGGTTAGCTAGGGATATTTTGTATGTCCAAGCGACGTCCGTACCCGTCGAGTGGCTTTTTTCTAAAGCAGCACTGGTACTAACGAATAACGGATGCTTTTTAAAAGATAAACGTATCAAATAACTCATTTGTATGAACAGATGGATGAAGAGCTCTCTAAAGGATAATATTTTTGAAAGGTTAGAATGTAATTTATCctaaaaaacaaatagtctggctaattggctaagccaaagccattataaaataaaaaaaatgatcctatttcttttatatttttttgtagagaGTTTGTTAGTGAAGAGAGTGAGAAATGAATAAAGAATTGTTTTTTTATTGAGttaatcctttttatgtcgatattttatcgagtattgtatcgatatcgtatcgaaatcaatatcaatacgatatttttacaaaaaagtattgccgatatcgatataCGATACGATGCTTCATTGgaataaccaatacaatactcaatacttaaaaagtatcgatattgtatcttATCGTGAAGCTCTATCTGGTATGCACATTGTGGCTACGCTTATAACAAGCACAACCAATCTGTGCTAATTTTTCCTATTAGACGGTGGTCTCCAATAAAAGCTGTACGCCGCGTGTAGCTGTATGCCGTACGTCGCGTCTGTATTCTTGTAAATCATTAGCACGCTAGAGCAGTTGTACGTTCAGCGTACAATAAGAGACcccttattatttattatacagggtgcgccaaacctctggttttctttgattacggctaaactatgagatatacaaaaaaatgtttataacaaaactaatgtgtatcaaagaggtctataatttaaaattattttcaattatacagggtgagtcagaacgacggtatgaaccaaagttgtatttttttaaatggaacaccctatatattaaatcatttttgaatatattatttaaaaatatgaaaaatttgtataaggtcttataggcctaaagttaataattttcgaaatatttacatttttattgagataaatggtaatatttatagggttgtggattatgtttccaaggaaataaatttatttttaaataatttaatattttttacttttagccataaaatatacagtgtgatcactatttgcaaatacaaaattttctcattttttttaaatgggacaccctgtatattagttttgcgttttgtagtaaatattacaacctttcttttggtataaggttgtatgtacctagcatgtttcgttttgtagatatttaaaaaaaactatagatttcacgtttttgcggattttttatttaaaaatttttttgcaaaaaaaataattataatctggttttagaaacatacactaaaatataaaatatgaaaataaaaacgtaattaaagattaaaataaatcgtatgctagtacaattcaattgaatttaataactttaaattattttacaaaaaatattttaccatattaatgaatgcataaattagttactaaattaaataaacaaccaaattttaaatcaaccgtagtaattcttctaccgcagcaactttcctgtaccaaattaattgttagttatattgtatttaagagtaagatcagttaataactttttaatttacctacatcttgagaacgtataaagtatgctttgaaacaaatgaacgttatggaagtatattaagaagtaaatagtatctatgtacctactcgtgtcacaaaagctggtaataatttctaatggtttcgcccaaaacaaatgtcatatccaaaaatttttcggttaaaaaattaaaatctaaaatataaaaaattgttacaaaaatttcaactacaaaagtattaccagcttttgtgacaccagtaaatactatttatattaataaataatttggctgatacatttaacattcagctgttttaaagcatactttataataatttttatattctcaagatgtatgatgtatgtaagtaaatttaaaaggtaaattaaaagtttaactaaataccatttaactaacaattaatttggtacaggaaagttgctgtagtagaaaaattactacggttgatttaaaatttggttgtttatttaatttagtaactaatttatgcattcattaaaatggtaaaatattttttgtaaaataatttaaagttattaaattcaattgaattgtactagcatacgatttattttaatctttaattacgtttttattttcatattttatattttagtgtatgtttctaaaaccagattataattattttttttgcaaaaaatttttaaataaaaaatccgcaaaaacgtaaaatctatagttttttttaaaatatctacaaaacgaaacacgctaggtacatacaaccttataccaaaagaaaggttgtaatatttactacaaaatgcaaaactaatatacagggtgtcccatttaaaaaaaat is from Diabrotica virgifera virgifera chromosome 9, PGI_DIABVI_V3a and encodes:
- the LOC114337312 gene encoding 52 kDa repressor of the inhibitor of the protein kinase-like, with the translated sequence MTLIGPVTFHNVCFNEDSDDSVNDPNSELEEPERKTERQLKKCTLTNVEKSVTTTQHESRVIDETGTKKEKKIIKQKSEWKKNVVKILRNSGKAYRSSKSSKIFLEHSLKSPCKDTCTFKCQLDIGINQQKNEAYKRLQQRRTRSTLEDYENLRREEKRMFRRKKKEQYEHALNEIVNYHNGKDIRKFYQQINSCRKDFKPRIIISMHILSSVHSLTLSLSRVLQSENQDLGEAIELADAAKQVLLERRENAEKDFRGIFKTVSEISAKYDIELRKPRLASKQTQRSNVQTDSVQDYFRITIYIPYIDLFLTHIQDRFLNHRKILSNFACLFPNKMKNFNEESCAQLFEPYSSILRDDSRDIWVDEVKLWRQRIAGKNVKNSLEALDVCNGDAFPNVHQMLRILAVLPVTTATNERSFSTLRRLKTYLRSTMSEDRLNGLASLNIHRDVEVDPQRVLEKFFSTPRRVNLLNNN